A region of Acidisarcina sp. DNA encodes the following proteins:
- a CDS encoding choice-of-anchor D domain-containing protein, whose product MFPLMAAFAAAQDVTLSPTSLSWNTVQIGQVSAAKSFTLTNSQSVPLTISSISVPSGSDFLVSATTCPVSPSTLAAAASCTVSIQFRPLASGTRTNAVTITDDAPSATQSLPLSGLGAVGPILFSPTLLSFTGVAVGTTSTPQSATLTNTTSSAITLTSIKVSARFGETDNCPISPSTLAAGATCTFSVTYSPIAAGSSSGGVTVGFTTPTSSSVLQLYLSGSTPSNYVTLTPNSVDFGSVQVGASSSPQSLTLANTYTQPITISSIATSLTDYTTSSNCPVSPNSLAANATCTVTVTLTPTATGTRQDTLTISHNAPGSPTTASLTGTGTSVSTGVSFSPASLSWGNVQIGQISSAKTVTVTNGTSAALAIASIGVGADYAITSTTCPLSPSTLAAGASCTISVDFQPLAQGVRSDTITITDNGPASPQQVPLSGTGVIGPVLFSPTSLTFSSTAVGSTSVAQTATLTNELTTSLTISGITTTGNFSQTNNCPSTLLANASCTITVNFVPTSSGTKTGSVIVNYGSGTQVLYLSGSASGGTTSSGVTTSLKSYAFPNQAIGTSASQNLSLTNGQTTPLTISSIQIGAPFSQTNNCGSSLAAGQTCTITVTYSPTVVGYTTSNLVVTDDAPGSPQTISISGNAVLAVSTVPVVGGLYFYNQIVLTPSTPLPVTITNNQSVALTINSIKTSADYPFTTDCVGSNGSGTLAANATCTVSIIFNPQAIGTRSTTMVVNESAMGSPLNIPLTGTGIAGDPGPMVTVGPYLPCSLPSQTMQFTAIVTGMTNTAVTWYVDGKLNGNSTVGTITSGGLYTAPATTGTHNIRAVSQASTSVTGSSTITISSSPSFGIYPYTSYIPPSGQQTFQPQLCAVPDAGTVTWTVDNIAGGNSTVGTVTNNGVYTAPATPGKHTVRVTDTTLNKTSGAVVTVMSGISADFGGRTFTNYPIAADIFGAGRGEAMHSTADRTLITQAGVTVSRLYAQVPLVFSTTTPDWTKIDPMIASIQAAGQKVLLQISLTPPWLQPNPNPCGTGNTTVAPTDVNQWGQMAAAYVAHMDAKFPGYVQDYEIWNEPNATGLCTNNHLSTYMSIYAAAAPLMKQQAAADGATIRVGGPVLSGYSQLWINTLLSGSTTAPYVDFVSYHHYLFGKVGLQAQWDSYNGTNSVYQQTQDPNNGAYGVYNKVYQQVKLGSQPLGANTPIYVTEFNTNWAFFKDCCRNDATYAPVWNALYASDMLNSVYSGLPLPSKLVYFASSAYPWFCIVGVLDENSDCLYSAGATPAPYPQYYAFQLIGASNYLGLAAGGYMAKSVTPLSGGGGLAATAFYNATQDAIVITNPTSTAYSRISVSLQNVGFGTPQATLYQIVNGAMINSSSLSLTQQGTGYTTTIDVPAYSVQGISIKAQ is encoded by the coding sequence ATGTTTCCGTTAATGGCCGCCTTTGCAGCGGCGCAGGACGTGACACTCTCCCCAACCAGCCTCTCGTGGAATACAGTGCAGATCGGTCAGGTCTCGGCAGCAAAGTCCTTTACGCTGACCAATAGTCAATCCGTCCCTCTGACGATCTCGAGTATTTCTGTTCCTTCAGGCTCGGATTTTCTTGTGAGCGCGACCACGTGCCCAGTCTCTCCGTCCACGCTGGCTGCGGCGGCTTCCTGCACCGTCTCCATTCAGTTTCGTCCGCTGGCCTCGGGCACTAGGACGAATGCAGTCACAATCACGGATGATGCCCCTAGCGCGACGCAATCCCTGCCGCTGTCTGGACTTGGTGCCGTCGGGCCTATCTTGTTTTCGCCTACATTACTGAGCTTTACGGGCGTTGCTGTTGGCACGACGAGTACGCCGCAATCTGCTACATTAACGAACACCACCTCCAGCGCGATTACCCTGACAAGCATTAAAGTGAGCGCGCGCTTTGGAGAGACGGATAATTGCCCGATCAGCCCCAGCACCCTGGCCGCTGGAGCTACCTGCACCTTCTCTGTGACCTATAGTCCGATTGCAGCAGGCTCTTCCAGTGGTGGCGTTACGGTGGGCTTCACGACGCCGACCAGCAGCAGTGTGTTGCAGCTTTATCTTTCGGGATCGACGCCGTCGAACTATGTGACGCTCACGCCCAACAGTGTTGACTTTGGTAGCGTGCAGGTTGGTGCTTCAAGTTCTCCGCAGAGCCTGACGTTAGCCAACACCTATACCCAGCCGATAACAATCTCTTCGATAGCAACTAGTCTGACGGACTATACAACTTCGTCAAACTGCCCGGTGAGTCCGAACTCGCTTGCAGCGAATGCCACATGCACAGTGACGGTCACGTTGACACCAACGGCCACTGGTACCAGGCAGGATACGCTCACGATCTCCCATAACGCGCCGGGGTCGCCGACAACAGCATCTCTGACCGGTACGGGGACATCGGTATCAACCGGTGTTTCGTTCTCACCTGCGTCACTCTCCTGGGGCAACGTACAGATCGGCCAGATATCGTCCGCAAAGACGGTGACCGTGACGAACGGAACATCCGCGGCATTGGCGATCGCCTCAATCGGCGTTGGGGCGGATTATGCGATCACCTCGACGACTTGCCCCTTGTCGCCATCGACGCTTGCAGCCGGTGCGTCGTGCACCATCTCGGTAGATTTTCAACCGCTGGCCCAAGGGGTCCGCTCCGACACCATCACAATAACGGACAACGGTCCTGCAAGCCCACAACAGGTACCCTTGAGTGGTACGGGCGTGATTGGCCCGGTACTCTTCTCGCCGACGTCTCTTACGTTTTCGAGTACGGCGGTTGGGAGTACCAGCGTTGCTCAGACCGCAACGTTAACGAATGAGCTGACAACATCGCTCACGATCAGTGGCATTACCACGACAGGGAATTTCTCTCAGACCAACAACTGTCCATCGACTCTATTGGCAAATGCGAGCTGCACGATAACTGTGAATTTCGTTCCCACGTCATCTGGAACGAAGACCGGCTCCGTGATTGTCAACTATGGTTCGGGAACCCAAGTCCTATATCTATCGGGCTCTGCAAGTGGTGGAACGACTTCGAGCGGAGTGACGACGTCGCTCAAGAGCTACGCATTCCCCAACCAGGCGATTGGAACGAGTGCATCCCAGAATCTCTCGCTGACCAATGGACAAACAACGCCGTTAACGATCTCCAGTATTCAGATCGGTGCGCCGTTTTCACAGACGAACAACTGCGGAAGCTCTTTGGCGGCGGGCCAGACTTGTACGATTACAGTTACCTATTCGCCGACAGTGGTTGGATATACCACCAGCAATCTCGTCGTTACCGATGATGCGCCGGGCTCGCCACAAACCATTTCGATATCGGGAAATGCAGTGTTAGCCGTATCGACGGTTCCGGTAGTAGGAGGTTTGTACTTTTATAACCAGATTGTCCTGACGCCGAGCACCCCCTTGCCGGTGACGATCACCAACAACCAGTCCGTAGCGCTTACGATCAACTCGATCAAGACGTCGGCAGACTATCCTTTTACCACCGACTGCGTTGGAAGCAATGGCAGCGGCACGCTGGCTGCGAATGCAACCTGCACGGTTTCCATCATCTTTAACCCCCAGGCGATTGGCACGCGCTCGACAACTATGGTTGTCAATGAGAGCGCAATGGGGAGCCCGCTGAATATTCCATTAACCGGCACAGGAATCGCTGGAGATCCCGGACCTATGGTTACCGTCGGTCCATACCTGCCGTGTTCTCTGCCATCGCAGACGATGCAGTTCACGGCCATCGTAACGGGAATGACCAATACCGCAGTGACCTGGTATGTGGACGGAAAACTCAACGGAAACAGTACAGTGGGCACCATTACTTCCGGAGGCTTGTATACGGCGCCGGCAACCACCGGAACCCATAACATACGTGCGGTTAGCCAAGCCTCAACCAGTGTTACGGGATCGTCTACCATCACCATCTCCAGCAGCCCGTCATTTGGAATTTATCCCTACACCTCTTACATCCCGCCATCCGGACAGCAGACATTCCAGCCTCAACTCTGTGCCGTACCGGACGCAGGAACGGTGACGTGGACGGTGGATAACATCGCAGGCGGCAATTCTACCGTTGGAACCGTGACCAATAACGGTGTATACACGGCTCCCGCCACTCCTGGAAAACATACCGTGAGAGTTACAGATACGACACTGAATAAGACAAGCGGTGCAGTCGTCACCGTGATGTCTGGTATCTCAGCGGACTTTGGTGGGCGCACCTTTACCAACTACCCGATTGCCGCCGATATATTTGGTGCGGGCCGGGGTGAGGCCATGCATTCTACGGCGGACAGGACGTTGATTACTCAGGCGGGTGTGACAGTATCTCGCTTGTATGCGCAGGTTCCATTGGTCTTCAGTACCACGACGCCGGACTGGACGAAGATCGACCCGATGATCGCCTCAATCCAGGCGGCTGGACAAAAGGTTCTTCTACAGATCTCGTTGACGCCGCCATGGCTGCAGCCGAATCCTAATCCTTGCGGAACGGGGAATACCACGGTTGCTCCAACGGACGTAAATCAATGGGGACAGATGGCTGCGGCTTATGTGGCTCACATGGATGCCAAATTTCCAGGCTATGTTCAGGATTATGAGATCTGGAACGAGCCGAATGCGACAGGTCTCTGCACGAACAATCACTTGAGTACCTACATGTCTATCTATGCCGCTGCCGCTCCGTTGATGAAGCAGCAGGCAGCCGCGGATGGCGCAACCATCCGTGTCGGTGGCCCTGTGCTTTCGGGGTATTCGCAGCTATGGATCAACACACTTCTCAGCGGTTCGACGACTGCACCCTATGTGGATTTTGTCAGCTATCACCACTATCTGTTTGGCAAAGTAGGCTTGCAAGCCCAATGGGATAGCTATAACGGCACTAATTCCGTCTATCAACAGACACAGGATCCAAATAATGGGGCTTATGGCGTCTATAACAAGGTCTATCAGCAGGTAAAGCTGGGTAGCCAGCCGTTGGGGGCTAACACACCGATTTATGTGACAGAGTTCAACACAAATTGGGCATTCTTTAAGGACTGCTGCCGGAACGATGCGACCTATGCGCCCGTCTGGAATGCACTGTATGCCAGCGACATGCTGAATTCGGTGTACAGCGGATTACCTCTACCAAGTAAGCTTGTCTATTTTGCGAGTTCTGCGTATCCATGGTTCTGCATTGTGGGGGTTCTGGACGAGAACTCCGATTGCCTCTACTCCGCAGGCGCAACGCCTGCGCCCTATCCGCAGTACTATGCGTTCCAGTTGATAGGCGCCAGCAATTACCTGGGACTTGCCGCTGGTGGTTACATGGCTAAGTCTGTGACTCCACTGTCTGGTGGTGGTGGATTGGCGGCGACGGCGTTTTATAACGCGACTCAGGATGCCATAGTGATCACCAATCCGACATCCACGGCTTACTCACGCATATCAGTGAGCCTGCAGAACGTCGGCTTTGGGACACCTCAAGCTACGCTCTACCAAATTGTGAATGGAGCGATGATTAATTCCTCCTCCCTATCGTTAACGCAACAGGGAACAGGTTATACAACTACGATCGACGTTCCGGCTTACTCGGTGCAAGGCATTTCAATCAAGGCGCAATAG
- a CDS encoding class I SAM-dependent methyltransferase → MRDLSVPIHILASYSQKAAIPLDSRVLVIGGASDDVAILEGAGFHNLTLSNLNTTGLHLNAEAIALPDDSYDLVFAHATLHHCRSPYKALAEMLRVARGWVVFFEPNDSMTAHLAVSLGLKQPYEIVAVMDNENVRGGVMHSDVPNFIHRWTPAELKKTALCAVPERKLACYSFRYWDFNLTEHEREISTSSWGKLTQAAQKCRGLLNLVPPTRSQGNHFFGAVAKLGYQPWIKNGHFDPEYAQNNKARATAA, encoded by the coding sequence ATGAGGGATCTTTCCGTACCGATTCATATTCTCGCGAGTTACTCCCAGAAGGCTGCCATCCCTCTTGATAGCAGAGTGCTGGTGATTGGCGGAGCGAGTGACGATGTAGCAATTCTGGAAGGTGCCGGCTTCCACAACCTGACCCTGTCCAACCTGAATACTACAGGCCTACATCTGAATGCGGAGGCGATTGCGCTGCCAGATGACAGCTACGACCTGGTGTTTGCGCACGCGACTCTGCATCATTGCCGCTCTCCCTACAAGGCACTGGCGGAGATGTTGCGGGTTGCGCGGGGATGGGTCGTTTTCTTTGAACCGAACGACTCGATGACGGCTCATCTGGCGGTGTCGCTTGGCCTCAAGCAGCCGTATGAGATCGTTGCGGTCATGGATAACGAGAATGTTCGCGGGGGCGTGATGCATTCGGATGTGCCGAATTTCATCCACCGCTGGACACCGGCGGAGTTGAAGAAGACGGCACTGTGCGCTGTTCCGGAACGCAAGCTCGCTTGCTACAGCTTTCGCTACTGGGACTTTAATCTTACGGAGCACGAGCGCGAGATTTCGACCTCGTCGTGGGGAAAGCTTACCCAGGCTGCGCAGAAGTGTCGCGGGCTATTAAACCTCGTACCGCCGACGCGCTCGCAGGGGAATCACTTCTTCGGCGCCGTAGCGAAGCTCGGGTACCAGCCCTGGATAAAGAACGGCCACTTCGACCCCGAATATGCACAGAACAACAAGGCGCGTGCTACCGCTGCTTAA
- a CDS encoding SDR family oxidoreductase, with amino-acid sequence MKQSTAECEYGEGLAAIRAGIATRTEIGRRDMGLLERKRVLVAGASRGIGLAIATKMAEEGAHVVLAARSMDALEAAAEKLKGSAVELDVTQDSSIERAAKAAGAVDILVNVAGMNIRKAFEDFTRDEMEAILQTNLVGLMRLTQFVGRDMIARKAGGKIINIGSLTSLIGIPYITIYGASKGALAQWTRCLAAEWGRHNIQVNCIAPGFILTDLNREMWKDEKLQNWLKQSQPSPRLGTPEDVSPLAVYMASSQSDYMTGQVIPVDGGHTVTSMWPFVPGE; translated from the coding sequence TTGAAGCAGAGTACAGCCGAGTGCGAATACGGCGAAGGGCTAGCTGCGATTCGCGCCGGCATTGCCACGCGTACAGAGATAGGAAGAAGAGATATGGGATTGCTGGAGAGGAAGCGGGTACTTGTAGCTGGTGCGAGCCGGGGAATCGGTTTGGCGATTGCGACGAAGATGGCGGAGGAAGGCGCACATGTTGTTCTGGCAGCGCGTTCGATGGATGCTTTGGAGGCCGCCGCTGAAAAATTGAAGGGCAGCGCAGTGGAACTGGATGTGACGCAGGACTCCTCGATTGAGCGTGCAGCCAAGGCAGCGGGTGCGGTCGACATACTGGTGAATGTAGCCGGGATGAATATTCGCAAGGCTTTCGAGGATTTCACTCGGGACGAGATGGAAGCCATCCTGCAGACGAACCTCGTGGGGTTGATGCGGCTAACCCAGTTCGTCGGACGCGATATGATCGCCCGTAAAGCTGGCGGGAAGATTATCAATATAGGAAGTCTGACTTCACTGATCGGCATTCCATATATCACTATCTATGGAGCTTCCAAGGGGGCGCTTGCCCAATGGACGCGGTGCCTTGCGGCCGAGTGGGGGCGGCATAATATTCAGGTAAATTGCATCGCTCCAGGCTTTATCCTTACGGATCTAAACCGCGAGATGTGGAAGGATGAGAAGCTGCAAAACTGGTTGAAGCAGAGTCAGCCGTCTCCGCGTCTGGGGACGCCGGAAGATGTCAGTCCGCTTGCGGTGTATATGGCGAGCAGTCAGTCGGACTACATGACCGGGCAGGTGATTCCGGTGGACGGTGGGCACACGGTGACTTCGATGTGGCCTTTTGTGCCAGGCGAGTAA
- a CDS encoding Ig-like domain-containing protein, producing MGDSPREHRENKLAAFASILAASLILLACTACKGFFVDPTLSSIAVTPASATVTIGATQQYQAVGTYNDGSTKVISPVWTSSSPTTATISSGGLAKGIAAGTATITATSGGVSGTTSLTVQSAALQSITLAPLNPTISLAKGTTQQFTATGKYADGTTQDITKTATWTSSVTTTATIDANGLATAIATGNTQIQGSSGGVNATTTLTVTQ from the coding sequence ATGGGAGATAGCCCGAGGGAGCACCGGGAAAATAAGTTAGCGGCCTTTGCGAGTATCCTTGCGGCCAGCCTGATTCTGTTGGCGTGCACTGCGTGCAAGGGCTTTTTTGTGGATCCAACGCTGTCGTCGATCGCGGTGACGCCGGCAAGTGCGACTGTCACTATTGGGGCAACGCAGCAATACCAGGCCGTGGGAACCTATAACGACGGCAGTACAAAGGTCATATCGCCGGTGTGGACGTCCTCTTCACCGACCACGGCCACGATCAGCAGCGGAGGACTGGCAAAGGGCATTGCCGCGGGAACAGCCACCATCACTGCAACCTCCGGCGGGGTGAGCGGTACAACCAGTCTCACGGTACAAAGTGCCGCCCTGCAGTCGATTACCTTGGCTCCGCTGAATCCGACGATTAGCCTGGCAAAAGGAACGACCCAGCAATTTACTGCTACAGGCAAGTATGCCGATGGAACAACCCAGGACATTACCAAAACGGCTACCTGGACTTCATCGGTGACCACTACAGCGACAATCGATGCCAACGGGCTGGCGACAGCCATCGCGACAGGCAACACACAAATCCAGGGCAGCTCGGGCGGAGTGAACGCCACCACCACGCTAACGGTAACGCAGTAG
- a CDS encoding outer membrane beta-barrel protein: protein MFQKYLIAAALLLGPACMFSQVVPAARGGAPPLTVGGYFSYFNTDYASNHMAGFGAWVDWMPLRNLGVEAEGRWLRFNAPHDFHQDTYLIGPRYSFRRGHHLTPYVKVLLGAGEINFPYSLAHGGYFAVAPGGGIDYRLQRHWRVRADYEYQFWPTAVGIPGISSSMLKPNGVSVGLSYRIY, encoded by the coding sequence GTGTTTCAAAAATATCTGATTGCCGCTGCGCTGCTTCTGGGGCCCGCCTGCATGTTCAGCCAGGTGGTGCCTGCAGCCCGCGGAGGAGCGCCCCCGCTCACCGTCGGAGGTTACTTCTCGTATTTCAATACTGACTATGCTTCCAATCACATGGCAGGGTTCGGAGCCTGGGTGGACTGGATGCCGCTGCGCAACCTTGGAGTCGAAGCCGAAGGCCGCTGGCTTCGCTTCAACGCCCCACACGACTTTCACCAGGACACATACCTGATTGGCCCGCGTTACTCCTTCCGTCGCGGCCATCATCTCACGCCCTACGTCAAGGTGCTGCTCGGTGCAGGTGAGATTAACTTTCCTTATAGCCTTGCGCATGGCGGATACTTCGCCGTCGCACCTGGGGGCGGAATCGACTACCGGCTCCAGCGGCACTGGCGAGTGCGTGCGGACTACGAGTATCAGTTCTGGCCAACAGCGGTCGGGATTCCGGGCATCTCCAGCAGTATGCTCAAACCGAATGGAGTGAGCGTGGGACTCTCCTATCGCATCTATTAA
- a CDS encoding class I SAM-dependent methyltransferase — protein MSVTPSKALRLLSLLPTHPVEFYDRVMTVVEVKKERGISSTKTCEFMSVMDALSAALNVSQDDIAKILAEKDLAAIEKAVSERIAEASAEDSFNRNHNGDFALARSIYVICRLRMPDVVLETGVANGVSSAFALQALAVNRKGRLFSIDFPPLGKEADQHVGALVPQHLRGRWKLYLGPTKRVLPDILASIGELDVFIHDSLHTFRNMTFEFESVWPRLRPGGILLSDDVGMNDAFADFAATAKPLMPTFIQEENKDAQFGIMVKAA, from the coding sequence ATGAGCGTCACCCCCTCCAAGGCTTTGCGGTTGCTTTCCTTGCTCCCAACGCACCCGGTGGAGTTTTACGACCGAGTGATGACGGTTGTAGAGGTCAAAAAGGAGCGCGGGATTTCCTCAACCAAGACCTGCGAGTTTATGTCGGTAATGGATGCGCTCAGCGCGGCACTGAATGTATCGCAGGACGACATCGCGAAGATTCTTGCAGAGAAGGATCTAGCAGCGATTGAAAAGGCCGTGTCGGAGAGGATTGCGGAAGCCAGCGCAGAAGACTCGTTCAACCGGAATCATAACGGAGACTTCGCGCTGGCCAGATCGATCTATGTCATCTGCCGGCTCCGCATGCCGGATGTGGTCCTGGAGACGGGAGTGGCGAATGGAGTCTCAAGTGCCTTTGCGCTCCAGGCACTAGCGGTCAATCGGAAGGGAAGACTTTTCAGCATTGATTTTCCGCCGCTTGGGAAGGAAGCTGATCAGCATGTTGGCGCGCTCGTTCCTCAACATCTAAGAGGCCGCTGGAAGCTCTACCTCGGGCCTACCAAACGAGTTCTTCCCGACATTCTTGCTTCCATTGGTGAACTGGATGTCTTTATTCACGATAGCCTCCATACGTTTCGCAACATGACGTTTGAATTTGAGTCGGTCTGGCCGAGGTTGCGTCCCGGTGGAATTCTGCTATCAGACGATGTGGGGATGAATGATGCGTTTGCGGATTTTGCCGCCACGGCGAAACCGTTGATGCCCACGTTCATTCAGGAAGAGAACAAGGACGCCCAGTTTGGAATCATGGTCAAGGCGGCCTGA